Proteins from one Cellulosilyticum lentocellum DSM 5427 genomic window:
- a CDS encoding ABC transporter permease — protein MNRSKVIKTTISVVILISIWALVTKMGVVSSYILPSPSKVLNSFFKMLQTGEIFEDIYISYIRVLKGFFIATLVAFLFAMVRIILPRCNDYYESIVQFLKNVPPLSLISLLILWFGIGETTKVGIIVLTAFFPIYLNTVKGFVSCDKKLLEVGEIYGYSEVDSFFKIRLPYAMSDILVGMRIGLGYSWRAIISAEMIAASAGLGHMILFAQQMSRTDKVIVGILVIGVVGYITDRLFALIIDKTLKGSEKNGWD, from the coding sequence ATGAACAGAAGTAAAGTAATTAAAACAACCATTTCAGTAGTTATTTTGATTTCAATATGGGCACTTGTAACAAAGATGGGGGTAGTGAGTTCTTATATATTACCATCACCATCTAAGGTTCTAAATAGCTTCTTTAAGATGCTTCAAACAGGTGAAATTTTTGAAGATATTTATATTAGTTATATCAGGGTTTTAAAAGGTTTTTTTATAGCAACACTAGTAGCATTTCTATTTGCAATGGTGAGGATTATTTTGCCTCGATGTAATGACTACTATGAAAGCATTGTTCAGTTTTTAAAAAATGTGCCACCATTAAGTCTAATATCACTATTAATTTTATGGTTTGGTATAGGTGAGACAACAAAAGTTGGTATTATCGTATTAACTGCATTTTTTCCAATCTATTTAAACACAGTCAAAGGCTTTGTAAGCTGTGATAAGAAGTTGCTAGAAGTTGGAGAAATTTATGGCTACTCCGAGGTAGATAGTTTCTTTAAGATTAGATTGCCATATGCCATGTCGGATATATTAGTAGGCATGCGCATAGGCCTGGGTTATAGCTGGCGAGCTATTATTAGTGCAGAGATGATTGCTGCATCAGCTGGACTAGGTCACATGATTTTATTTGCTCAACAAATGTCCAGGACAGATAAGGTAATTGTTGGGATTTTAGTAATCGGTGTAGTGGGGTATATCACAGACAGGTTATTTGCGCTGATAATTGATAAGACTTTGAAAGGGTCAGAGAAAAATGGATGGGATTAA
- a CDS encoding flavin reductase, with product MKEISHDHFNENSFNMIGKDWLLITAEKDGRVNTMTASWGGLGIMWNKKVAYIFIRPQRYTKEFVDSADRLSISVLPNSYRRELGYLGRVSGRDEDKISNANLTVKQYEDVPYFDEARLTLICKKLYAQALKEECFIDKGIIDEWYPERDYHIMYVVEIEKILEK from the coding sequence ATGAAGGAGATATCACATGACCATTTTAATGAAAACTCTTTTAACATGATAGGGAAGGATTGGCTATTAATTACTGCAGAAAAGGACGGAAGAGTAAATACAATGACTGCTTCATGGGGCGGATTAGGTATAATGTGGAATAAAAAAGTAGCTTATATCTTTATTAGGCCACAACGTTATACAAAAGAGTTTGTAGATTCAGCAGATAGACTTTCGATTTCAGTTTTACCTAATAGCTACAGAAGAGAGCTAGGATATTTAGGAAGAGTTTCAGGTAGAGATGAGGATAAAATTTCTAATGCAAACTTAACTGTAAAACAATATGAGGATGTACCCTATTTTGATGAAGCTAGATTAACATTAATATGCAAAAAGCTATATGCACAAGCATTAAAAGAAGAATGTTTTATTGATAAGGGTATTATAGATGAGTGGTATCCAGAAAGAGATTATCATATAATGTATGTAGTAGAAATCGAGAAAATATTAGAAAAATAA
- a CDS encoding HAD family hydrolase, whose protein sequence is MIKAVVFDMDGVLFDTERLVSVAWSQVAKEEAMEGIDMVLKDCIGRSYEDTRLVFLKHYGETFDFEGFRTKAGKLFFKDIEDNGLPIKLGVHELLAYLKEKGYKIGLASSTKKQGVLSHLREAKIEEYFEVIVGGDMVKHSKPNPEIYQMACRLLGVEPSEAICIEDSLNGIRSASSAGLNVIMVPDLIEPTEDILPLLHKQFASLLEVKAYLEQM, encoded by the coding sequence ATGATAAAAGCAGTTGTTTTTGATATGGATGGTGTTCTTTTTGATACAGAGCGTCTTGTTTCTGTGGCCTGGAGTCAAGTGGCAAAAGAAGAAGCTATGGAAGGAATTGATATGGTATTAAAGGATTGTATCGGTAGAAGCTATGAAGATACCAGGTTAGTTTTTCTTAAACACTATGGTGAGACGTTTGATTTTGAAGGCTTTAGAACAAAAGCAGGTAAATTGTTCTTTAAAGATATAGAAGATAATGGGTTACCTATCAAATTAGGTGTTCATGAACTATTAGCTTACTTAAAAGAAAAAGGCTATAAAATAGGCCTGGCTTCTTCTACTAAAAAACAAGGTGTACTTTCTCATTTAAGAGAAGCAAAGATAGAAGAGTATTTTGAAGTAATAGTAGGAGGAGATATGGTAAAGCACAGTAAGCCAAACCCTGAAATCTATCAAATGGCTTGTAGGCTTCTCGGGGTAGAACCTAGTGAAGCAATTTGTATAGAAGACTCCTTAAATGGAATTCGCTCAGCAAGTAGTGCAGGCCTTAATGTTATTATGGTACCGGATTTAATTGAACCAACAGAGGATATTCTACCTTTGCTACATAAGCAGTTTGCATCTTTATTAGAGGTAAAGGCGTATTTAGAACAAATGTAA
- a CDS encoding ABC transporter permease — MNIVNKLTLRQLKMNKRRTLVTIIGAIISVAMVTAVTVSVSSAMDLMKRVAISSDGNWHMRYHDMKAKDIAILQEDENVDKVVVSYPVGYSILEATKNSDKPYLFVKGYNQEGFELMPVNLIEGRLPKASNEIVIPEHLESSTGLSYKVGDKIKLDLGQRYAINEETGEKEEGTLNQGYSFVRNAEGESMETFAAQQTQEYTIVGVTKKSKEEYSWSPAYELMTYISPDEIPSEATVTVSVLLKNLNVGIYEHNAALGIKVGIEIVEPNSELLACYGVNSNSSLIFALFGVVSIVLIIIMAGSVSLIYNAFAISVAERSQYLGMLASIGATKKQKRDSVFFEGAVIGGISIPLGLLAGFLGMSITFGAINGIFKNIMSIEENLHLVVSPIAVISTVLISILTIFISTYVPARRASRISAIEAIRQTTDIKMNKKKVKTSKFTRRLFGFEGELALKNLKRNGRRYRATLLSLIISIILFLTTATFSAYMNRSLEMVVQNTNYDIRVSANYRNDVERKVELEKLKSLDKVEKYSLLETAYFEAYLPDEMTPGHIKEFLGGIEERGYFYNVNLIALENEALKAYAQSVGTDINLLNNPQAPAAIVLNRAKFKDKETQNYRDEEVIRASINDKLTLSRREWDEASNEEKILDGEEIAFAGFAKESPMGMGIQENDNTLNLIVSEDVFNTLMKNSSEHMGYEISSYPTMYLTSKDPFGLQKDIQALQENSGNPIYSIYNIYEEKQTSQQIQTVIKVFIYGFIVLITLVSVANIFNTISTSIALRKREFSMLRSVGMTPKGFNKMINFESIFYGLKALLYGLPISFMIMVVIYKQLSNSFDFDFFVPVGSIITVIISVFVIIGASMFYSGAKVKGQNIIEGLKDTNL; from the coding sequence ATGAATATTGTAAATAAGCTAACGCTTAGACAGTTAAAGATGAATAAAAGAAGAACTTTAGTAACTATTATAGGAGCCATTATCTCCGTAGCAATGGTTACAGCGGTAACAGTTTCTGTGAGTTCTGCTATGGATTTGATGAAACGAGTCGCTATAAGCTCTGATGGTAACTGGCATATGCGTTATCATGATATGAAAGCAAAGGATATAGCAATTCTTCAAGAAGATGAAAATGTAGACAAAGTAGTAGTGAGCTATCCAGTAGGTTACTCTATCTTAGAAGCTACCAAGAATAGTGATAAACCTTATTTATTTGTAAAAGGTTATAATCAAGAAGGCTTTGAGTTAATGCCGGTCAACCTAATAGAAGGGCGTTTACCTAAGGCTAGTAATGAAATAGTCATTCCAGAACACTTAGAATCTAGTACAGGCTTATCTTATAAAGTTGGAGATAAGATAAAACTAGATTTAGGACAAAGATATGCTATCAATGAGGAAACAGGTGAAAAGGAAGAAGGAACCCTAAATCAAGGATATAGTTTTGTGAGAAATGCTGAAGGGGAAAGTATGGAGACTTTTGCAGCTCAGCAAACACAGGAATATACGATTGTAGGTGTAACCAAGAAGTCAAAAGAAGAATATAGTTGGTCCCCTGCGTATGAGCTTATGACTTATATTAGCCCAGATGAAATACCGAGTGAGGCTACTGTTACAGTATCCGTTTTACTAAAAAATTTAAATGTGGGTATCTATGAACATAATGCAGCCCTGGGTATAAAAGTTGGCATAGAAATCGTGGAACCCAATAGTGAGTTATTAGCTTGCTATGGCGTAAATAGCAATAGTAGTTTAATCTTTGCATTATTTGGTGTAGTCAGCATTGTTTTAATCATCATTATGGCAGGTTCCGTCTCCCTTATTTATAATGCGTTTGCTATTTCGGTAGCAGAGCGTTCGCAGTATTTAGGTATGCTGGCAAGTATAGGGGCAACTAAGAAACAAAAGAGAGATTCTGTATTCTTTGAAGGTGCTGTTATTGGAGGAATTAGTATTCCACTAGGTCTTTTGGCAGGTTTTTTAGGGATGAGTATTACTTTTGGTGCTATTAATGGTATTTTTAAAAATATTATGAGCATAGAAGAAAACTTACATTTGGTAGTATCACCCATAGCTGTTATAAGCACAGTGCTTATTTCTATTTTAACTATTTTTATTTCAACTTATGTACCAGCTAGAAGAGCCTCTAGGATATCAGCAATTGAAGCCATTAGGCAAACAACTGATATTAAAATGAATAAGAAAAAAGTTAAAACCTCAAAGTTTACAAGAAGACTGTTTGGTTTTGAAGGAGAACTGGCCTTAAAGAATTTAAAAAGGAATGGGCGACGTTATCGTGCAACACTTCTCTCGTTAATTATTAGTATTATACTCTTTTTGACAACAGCCACTTTTTCGGCTTATATGAATCGTTCACTGGAAATGGTGGTACAAAATACAAACTATGATATACGTGTATCAGCTAACTATAGAAATGATGTAGAAAGGAAAGTGGAGCTAGAGAAGCTAAAAAGTCTTGATAAGGTGGAAAAGTATAGCTTATTAGAAACGGCATACTTCGAAGCCTATTTACCTGATGAAATGACACCAGGTCATATAAAAGAATTTTTGGGTGGGATAGAAGAAAGAGGCTATTTTTACAATGTTAATCTTATAGCATTAGAAAATGAAGCCTTAAAAGCATATGCACAGTCAGTAGGAACAGATATCAATTTATTAAATAATCCTCAAGCACCAGCAGCTATTGTATTAAATCGTGCTAAATTTAAGGATAAAGAAACGCAAAACTATAGAGATGAGGAAGTAATTCGAGCCTCTATAAATGATAAGCTTACATTAAGCAGGCGAGAATGGGATGAAGCTAGTAACGAAGAAAAGATATTAGATGGTGAAGAAATAGCTTTTGCTGGATTTGCTAAAGAGTCTCCTATGGGAATGGGAATTCAAGAAAATGATAATACCCTTAATTTAATTGTATCTGAAGATGTGTTTAACACACTTATGAAAAATAGTAGTGAACATATGGGGTATGAAATATCTAGCTATCCAACAATGTATTTAACTTCAAAGGATCCTTTTGGATTACAAAAAGATATTCAAGCACTGCAAGAAAATAGTGGAAATCCAATCTATAGTATTTATAATATTTATGAAGAAAAACAGACTTCGCAGCAAATACAAACTGTCATAAAAGTATTTATCTATGGCTTTATTGTCCTCATTACCCTTGTAAGTGTGGCTAATATATTTAATACTATTTCTACTAGCATTGCACTTAGGAAAAGAGAATTTTCTATGTTAAGGTCAGTAGGAATGACACCAAAAGGCTTCAATAAAATGATCAACTTTGAAAGTATATTCTATGGTCTTAAAGCATTGCTTTATGGATTACCTATAAGTTTTATGATTATGGTGGTTATATATAAGCAGCTTAGTAATAGCTTTGATTTTGATTTCTTCGTTCCAGTAGGTAGCATAATAACAGTTATTATTTCGGTGTTCGTGATTATAGGGGCTTCCATGTTTTATTCTGGGGCTAAGGTCAAAGGACAGAACATTATTGAAGGATTGAAAGATACGAATTTATAA
- a CDS encoding ABC transporter ATP-binding protein translates to MEILRIENLSKVYGSGETAVKALDNISFSVETGEFVAIIGASGSGKSTLLHLLGGVDRPTSGKVFVDGTDIYQLDENKLAIFRRRQLGLIYQFYNLIPVLNVEENMTLPLLLDQQKVDQRHLNDLLNTLNLIERVNHLPNQLSGGQQQRVSIGRALINNPALILADEPTGNLDSKNGMEIVELLKMFNKEYNQTLIMITHDERIALQADRIISIEDGKLAKDEVIRR, encoded by the coding sequence ATGGAGATCTTACGAATAGAAAACCTATCAAAAGTATATGGCAGTGGCGAGACAGCAGTAAAGGCCCTTGATAATATATCATTTTCAGTAGAGACAGGAGAGTTTGTAGCTATCATCGGTGCTTCAGGTTCGGGAAAGTCTACTTTACTACATCTTTTAGGAGGTGTAGATAGACCAACAAGTGGTAAGGTATTTGTGGATGGAACAGATATTTACCAGTTAGATGAAAACAAATTAGCTATTTTTAGAAGAAGGCAATTAGGCCTAATTTATCAGTTTTATAATTTAATTCCTGTACTTAATGTAGAGGAGAATATGACACTTCCTTTACTGTTAGATCAGCAAAAAGTGGATCAAAGACATTTAAATGATCTTTTAAACACGCTTAATTTAATTGAAAGAGTGAATCATTTACCTAATCAGCTTTCTGGAGGACAACAACAAAGGGTGTCCATCGGACGAGCGCTAATTAATAACCCGGCTTTGATTTTAGCAGATGAGCCAACGGGTAATTTAGATAGTAAAAATGGAATGGAAATTGTAGAACTCTTAAAGATGTTTAACAAGGAGTATAATCAGACACTTATTATGATTACTCATGACGAACGTATTGCTCTTCAAGCAGACCGAATTATATCCATTGAAGATGGTAAGCTAGCTAAAGACGAGGTGATTCGTCGATGA
- a CDS encoding sensor histidine kinase, whose product MIRNKEYRVLLVGMLIVALINIIGAFILNTSAGFLALGTSILLLILIWFFNRRRYKKLDELSSYLHRICSGEYSLDIRDNQEGELSILKNEIYKVTLRLSEQSELLKKDKVYLADAISDISHQLKTPLTSMIMMTELLASPDLADDKRLEFTRRIRLQLERIEWLVSSLLKLSKIDAGTIKFKKEPVEVKALINKAVQPLLIPMELKEQSLVVEGDEVHFVGDFNWSAEAVVNIIKNCMEHTPVGGEIHVHTVENPLYTEVVIVDNGEGIDSEDIPNIFKRFYRGKNASSESVGIGLAMARSIVLGQNGDITVKSEKGKGTSFRIRFYKKVI is encoded by the coding sequence ATGATTCGGAATAAAGAATATAGAGTACTGCTTGTTGGCATGTTGATAGTAGCACTTATTAATATAATAGGTGCTTTTATTTTAAATACTAGTGCGGGATTTTTAGCTTTAGGAACAAGTATTCTGCTACTCATTTTAATATGGTTCTTTAATAGAAGGCGTTATAAAAAATTAGATGAGTTATCATCTTATTTGCACCGTATTTGTTCGGGAGAATACTCATTAGATATTAGAGATAATCAAGAAGGTGAGTTAAGTATATTAAAAAATGAAATTTATAAAGTTACTTTAAGGCTATCAGAGCAGTCTGAGCTATTAAAGAAGGATAAGGTTTATTTAGCAGATGCCATATCAGACATATCTCACCAATTAAAAACACCTCTTACCTCTATGATTATGATGACAGAGCTACTAGCAAGCCCTGACTTGGCAGATGATAAAAGGTTAGAGTTTACAAGAAGGATTAGACTGCAACTAGAGAGAATTGAATGGCTAGTAAGTTCGCTTCTAAAGCTTTCAAAGATAGATGCAGGAACAATTAAGTTCAAGAAAGAACCTGTAGAGGTAAAAGCCTTAATTAATAAAGCCGTTCAACCACTTTTGATACCTATGGAGCTAAAAGAACAAAGCTTAGTAGTAGAGGGAGATGAAGTACACTTCGTAGGTGATTTTAATTGGAGTGCTGAAGCTGTTGTTAATATCATTAAGAATTGCATGGAACATACACCTGTAGGTGGGGAAATTCATGTGCACACTGTGGAAAACCCACTGTACACAGAAGTAGTGATTGTGGATAATGGAGAGGGTATAGATTCAGAAGATATACCGAATATTTTCAAGCGATTTTATAGAGGGAAGAATGCCAGCAGTGAAAGTGTGGGCATTGGACTAGCCATGGCACGTAGTATTGTACTTGGACAAAATGGAGATATTACTGTGAAAAGTGAAAAAGGTAAGGGAACAAGCTTTAGAATTAGATTTTACAAGAAAGTTATATAA
- a CDS encoding response regulator transcription factor — translation MKILVVEDDLSIAMGIEYSLGQEGYEVKVCGNVAEGKAYIENEVVDLCLLDLTLPDGSGYELCKVAKENRDIPVIFLTACDDEVNVVMGLDMGADDYVTKPFRIRELISRIKSVLRRHNKTDSTKAIFNYNNIRINTLEAKVYKNNKEVQLTALEYRLLLTFITHEGQALSRNQLLEGIWDIAGDFVNDNTVTVYIKRLRDKLEDDPGNPTFITTIRGIGYKVGR, via the coding sequence ATGAAAATCTTAGTTGTAGAAGATGATTTATCCATTGCAATGGGAATAGAGTATTCACTGGGACAAGAAGGTTATGAGGTTAAAGTATGCGGCAATGTGGCAGAGGGGAAAGCTTATATAGAAAACGAAGTAGTAGATTTATGCCTTTTAGACCTTACTCTTCCTGATGGTTCTGGTTATGAGCTTTGTAAGGTGGCTAAAGAGAATAGAGATATTCCAGTCATTTTTTTAACAGCTTGTGATGATGAAGTTAATGTAGTTATGGGACTGGATATGGGCGCAGATGACTATGTAACGAAACCTTTTAGAATTCGAGAACTTATTTCTAGGATTAAGTCAGTATTGCGCCGTCATAATAAAACAGACAGTACAAAAGCTATTTTTAATTATAATAATATTAGAATAAACACCTTGGAAGCCAAGGTTTATAAGAATAATAAAGAGGTGCAATTGACAGCTTTAGAATACAGACTGCTGCTTACTTTCATTACGCATGAGGGGCAGGCTTTATCTAGAAATCAGCTGTTAGAGGGCATATGGGATATAGCAGGAGACTTTGTAAATGATAATACTGTAACAGTTTATATTAAACGTTTAAGAGATAAATTAGAAGATGACCCTGGGAATCCAACATTTATTACGACGATTAGAGGAATTGGTTATAAGGTGGGAAGATAG
- a CDS encoding acyl-[acyl-carrier-protein] thioesterase, with translation MDNTFSKKYTIEIYDVNSNYRCKYSSLMNYLWDVVVSQSDSLGETDNGLINNCAWVLLKYDLTIIEYPKFRDTITVETDIVGIKKLYGYRSFTIKTSEGTLIASGISTAVLIDINKRRPVRISPEQCKLYGIEKELEENIPLDDFIQLEGYKYSKDYRARHSDIDINQHVNNVKYLEMAVDTLPRTILNASEISNIKVLYKKEALDEASLHVCSDVIENEKGHLTTLHTIIDLTHDKLLTKLELKWRKI, from the coding sequence ATGGATAATACATTCAGTAAAAAATATACGATAGAAATTTATGATGTTAATTCAAATTATAGATGTAAATACTCATCTCTAATGAATTATTTATGGGATGTAGTTGTTTCACAAAGTGATTCTTTAGGAGAAACAGATAATGGTCTTATCAATAATTGCGCTTGGGTTCTACTCAAATATGACTTAACCATTATCGAATATCCCAAATTTCGCGACACTATCACTGTTGAAACGGATATTGTAGGCATAAAAAAATTATATGGCTATCGAAGTTTTACAATTAAGACTTCAGAAGGTACTCTCATTGCTTCTGGTATTTCCACGGCTGTGCTTATTGACATTAATAAAAGACGCCCTGTAAGAATCTCCCCTGAACAATGCAAGCTCTATGGAATAGAAAAGGAATTAGAAGAAAACATTCCCTTAGACGATTTTATACAACTTGAAGGCTATAAATATTCAAAGGATTATCGTGCACGACATAGTGATATTGATATCAATCAACATGTAAATAATGTTAAGTATCTTGAAATGGCAGTTGATACTTTACCTAGAACTATTTTAAATGCGTCTGAAATCTCAAATATTAAAGTACTATATAAAAAAGAAGCCCTAGATGAAGCTTCTTTACACGTTTGTAGTGATGTTATAGAAAATGAGAAGGGTCACTTAACGACCCTTCATACAATAATAGATTTAACTCATGATAAATTACTTACAAAGTTAGAACTTAAATGGAGAAAAATATAG
- a CDS encoding ABC transporter permease, with translation MSNFLELAQFEFKKMLCKKSVCIVSILSIILTVFRYVGFVSLMPREISGVNYFIGLADTTILIIFLITSICIAPLFAEEYTTRVDKLILASKNGKSRLIMAKIIVGISVAVGLFGVLFLVSYIGTLWVWGFETSSQEEWRTFWIYISCAFIGNVFSAVICMLFSAKFKSTYSAIVVSFLFILGTRILYFPESAYLARAIIQLLPIQMANLSTASPSFYYSIAGIHIATYQLIPFVAIGFSSIMIPAAYQIFKNHQSY, from the coding sequence ATGAGTAATTTTTTGGAACTTGCGCAATTTGAATTCAAGAAAATGCTATGTAAAAAAAGTGTTTGTATAGTATCTATCTTATCGATAATCCTTACCGTTTTTAGATATGTCGGTTTTGTAAGTCTGATGCCAAGAGAAATAAGTGGAGTAAACTATTTTATTGGGCTTGCAGATACAACAATACTCATTATATTTCTTATAACAAGTATATGTATAGCCCCGCTATTTGCAGAAGAATATACAACGCGTGTAGATAAGCTTATTTTAGCTTCAAAAAATGGAAAGAGTAGACTTATTATGGCTAAAATTATAGTAGGTATTTCAGTTGCTGTAGGCTTGTTTGGGGTATTATTCCTAGTTTCTTATATAGGGACTTTATGGGTGTGGGGATTTGAAACAAGTAGCCAAGAAGAATGGAGAACTTTTTGGATATATATTAGCTGTGCTTTCATTGGAAATGTATTTTCAGCAGTTATTTGTATGCTGTTTTCAGCAAAATTTAAATCCACATATAGCGCCATTGTTGTATCCTTTTTATTTATTCTAGGAACTAGAATACTCTATTTCCCAGAATCAGCTTATTTAGCTAGAGCCATCATTCAATTACTCCCTATACAGATGGCAAATTTATCTACGGCCTCTCCATCCTTTTACTATTCCATAGCGGGGATTCATATAGCTACCTATCAACTCATCCCATTTGTTGCAATAGGTTTTAGCTCAATAATGATTCCTGCTGCGTATCAAATTTTTAAAAACCATCAAAGCTATTAG
- a CDS encoding ABC transporter ATP-binding protein produces the protein MELTIDRLTKHYKNKIAVDHISLTLHEGVYGLLGANGAGKTTLMRMLCGVLKPTNGEVKLDGIHASEEAYRDLLGYLPQDFGYYPEFTAFNFLMYMASLKGLTKMQAKAKVQELLEIVSLKEVAKKRIKTFSGGMKQRLGIAQALLNNPKLLILDEPTAGLDPKERVRFRNLISQLGANRIILLSTHIVSDIENIAATILVMKNGECIHNGSLEEVIKVIHNMVFECTVDQEMAERLMTSYPIINIRKDSTGTFIRCVADTKPCEQAVSVPATLEDLYLYYFSEEGTR, from the coding sequence ATGGAACTTACTATTGACCGTTTAACTAAGCACTACAAAAATAAAATTGCGGTTGACCATATCTCCTTAACATTGCATGAGGGGGTTTATGGACTTTTAGGAGCAAATGGTGCTGGAAAGACAACACTTATGCGTATGCTGTGTGGGGTATTAAAACCTACAAATGGAGAAGTTAAATTGGATGGGATTCATGCAAGCGAAGAAGCCTACAGAGATCTATTGGGCTATTTACCTCAAGACTTTGGCTACTATCCAGAGTTTACAGCCTTTAATTTTTTGATGTATATGGCTAGCTTAAAAGGATTGACCAAGATGCAAGCCAAAGCAAAAGTACAGGAGCTTTTAGAAATTGTCTCTTTAAAAGAAGTAGCCAAAAAGAGAATTAAAACCTTTTCGGGAGGGATGAAACAGCGTTTAGGCATTGCACAGGCATTACTTAACAATCCTAAATTACTTATTTTAGATGAGCCAACAGCTGGATTAGATCCTAAAGAGCGCGTGCGTTTTCGTAATTTGATTTCTCAGCTTGGTGCAAATCGTATTATTTTACTTTCTACCCATATTGTATCGGATATTGAAAATATTGCTGCAACTATTCTAGTCATGAAAAATGGAGAATGTATTCATAATGGAAGCTTGGAAGAGGTAATCAAAGTGATTCACAATATGGTATTTGAATGTACCGTAGACCAAGAAATGGCAGAAAGATTAATGACATCCTATCCCATCATCAATATTAGAAAAGATAGCACAGGAACTTTTATCAGGTGCGTTGCAGATACAAAGCCCTGTGAACAGGCTGTAAGTGTTCCAGCAACACTTGAAGATCTATACTTATATTATTTTAGTGAGGAGGGGACACGATGA
- a CDS encoding RNA polymerase sigma factor — MSIEIQDQYDKIYRYCYFKVKNKEVAEDLTQEAFLKYFAQTSYINRGKPLAYLYTIAKHLTIDYFEQLEKQLVYEDVPTEEGIYQFETNIIFQEVVETLPKELQELLLLRFTNELGMSEISNILGISRFALYRKLHLAMDKLRAVLRKEDFYE; from the coding sequence ATGTCTATAGAAATTCAAGATCAATATGATAAGATTTACCGATATTGCTATTTCAAAGTCAAGAATAAAGAAGTTGCAGAAGATTTAACACAGGAAGCTTTCCTCAAATATTTTGCGCAAACTTCCTACATAAATAGGGGAAAGCCTTTAGCATACCTTTACACAATTGCCAAACATTTAACCATAGACTATTTTGAACAATTAGAGAAACAGCTTGTATATGAAGACGTGCCTACTGAGGAAGGTATATATCAGTTTGAAACAAACATTATATTTCAGGAGGTAGTTGAAACTTTACCCAAGGAGTTGCAAGAGCTTTTATTGTTACGATTTACAAATGAGCTAGGAATGAGTGAAATTAGTAACATACTCGGTATATCTCGTTTTGCTCTTTATAGAAAACTTCATTTAGCAATGGATAAATTGAGGGCTGTTTTAAGGAAGGAGGATTTTTATGAATAA
- a CDS encoding GyrI-like domain-containing protein: MMFVEKNSTEIIVIDREIKVVGLSLQKSGLPISFASLGKLWDIYGETYRGSVKNAETPVVEYAVCLNKTPDYIAGCGVTEIDKVEKDCLSFIIPLGKYIKDTFNAETFEQLTGEVRGKRNVKAWAKKNKVNINGQFTIEVYPREDFEKGNFQMYTLTPVKE, translated from the coding sequence ATGATGTTTGTTGAGAAAAATAGTACAGAGATAATAGTAATTGATAGGGAAATTAAAGTTGTTGGGCTAAGTTTACAAAAATCAGGTCTACCAATTTCATTTGCCAGCCTTGGAAAGCTGTGGGATATTTATGGTGAAACATATAGAGGCAGTGTTAAAAATGCGGAAACACCCGTTGTTGAATATGCCGTTTGTTTAAATAAAACACCTGATTATATTGCAGGATGCGGAGTAACAGAGATAGACAAGGTTGAAAAGGATTGTCTCTCATTTATAATTCCTTTAGGTAAGTACATTAAAGATACATTTAATGCCGAGACATTTGAACAACTAACGGGTGAGGTAAGGGGCAAAAGAAATGTAAAAGCTTGGGCCAAAAAGAACAAGGTTAATATAAATGGACAGTTTACCATTGAAGTTTATCCAAGAGAGGATTTTGAAAAAGGTAATTTCCAAATGTATACGTTAACTCCTGTAAAAGAATAG
- a CDS encoding YbaN family protein → MHRFIYLTIGFIFLALGLLGVVFPILPTTPFLLATSFCFAKGSDRFHRWFTETKIYKNNLESFVNERAMTLRTKICTLAFASIMLLFPLIFVDVLAFRLFIIALYIIKYYYFIFRIKTV, encoded by the coding sequence ATGCACCGATTTATTTATCTCACTATAGGTTTCATTTTTTTAGCTCTTGGCTTATTAGGGGTTGTATTCCCAATTCTCCCTACTACGCCTTTTTTATTGGCGACTTCTTTTTGCTTTGCTAAAGGTTCCGACCGCTTTCACCGTTGGTTCACTGAAACCAAAATTTATAAAAATAACTTAGAGAGCTTCGTAAACGAGAGAGCCATGACGCTTAGAACTAAAATATGCACACTTGCTTTTGCCTCAATCATGTTGCTCTTCCCTCTCATCTTTGTGGATGTATTAGCTTTTAGGCTATTTATTATTGCACTGTATATCATTAAGTACTATTACTTTATCTTTAGAATTAAAACAGTCTAA